The following is a genomic window from Candidatus Rokuibacteriota bacterium.
CGGCGCCGAGCAGCAGGAGCGGATACGCGAACGCCGGATGCGGGGGCGCGTCGCTGCGCGTCGTGGTCACGAGAAAGCCGAGCAGCGGGGCCACCACCACGAGGAGCGCGGCCCATAGCCCCTCGCTCCCCCGCGTCAGGAGCTCCACGGGGAGTGAAAAGAGGAGCGCCGGAGTGATCCAGAGCGAAAATCTCGCCGCCGCCGCCCGCAGGCCGGTCACGGGGAGTTCAGGGAGCGCTCGAGACAGGCCGAGGCGACCAGGACGGCGAGGAGCGGGCCCACCACGCCGCCGTACCACCAGAAGAGGCTCAGGCCCGCCAGGCGCACGGCACCCGGGCTCAACGGAAGAAGGAGGAGGAGAAGGAACAGAACCAGGAGGCCGATCAGGGCACCGACCCCCAGCCGGCGCCTGAGGTCAGGCGTCCCGGAAGTCGGGCTGGGGGAGCGGGGGATCACGTCGCGGGCTTGGCTCCGAGCCGTGCCTCGACTTCCCGAGCCGTGGAGAGGACCAGGGGCGCGATCTCGGCATCGATCTGCTCGAGGGAGAGCCGCATCGCGGGAGCGCTCACCTCGATCGCGCCGAGCGCGCGGTTGGCCGGATCGTGGATCGGTGCGGCCACCGATCTGACACCGACCTCGCACTCCTCGTCGTCCACCGCGTACCCTGCAGCGTTCACGCGCTCGAGCTTCTCGAGGAGAGCCGGCGCGGCCTCGGGCCCGAGGAGGAGCATCTGCTGCTCCCGGGGCAGCGCGGCCAGGAGCACCTTTCCCGCAGCAGCGGCCACGGCGGGGAACCGCCGCCCGAGGCGCGGAGCAACGCGCACCGGCTGCTCGCTTTCCACCATGTCCACGTAGACGGCGAAGGTGCGGTCGAGCAGCCCGAGGCAGACGGTCTCGTGGCACTTGAGCGCCAGGGCTTCGAGGAAGACCCGAGCCTGACGCCGGACATCCAGGTGCTGGAGGTACACGGCGGCCACCTCATACACTTTGGGCGCGAGGCGGTACCGCTCCGTCGCCCTGTCCTGCTCCACGTACCCGCGGGTCTCGAGCGTCGCGAGCAGGCGGAAGACGTTGTTCTTGTGGAGCTTCAGCTTGCGGGCCAGCTCGGTGACGCCCAGGTCTCCCTCCTTCGTGGTGAAGGCCTCGAGGAGATCGAGGGCGCGGCTCACGGACTGGATGAGGTAATCAGATTTGGCCTTTTTCGCCATAGACATCTCACGACCCGGGCTCGGCGAGTAACCTATTATAAGACCGCGCCTCCCTCCCTGCAAGGGGTCGCCTCGCTTGACTAGCTCCGAATTTACTGGAAAACTTGGGACTCTACAAGGAGGAGCGGATGACTGATACGAGCAAGCGGGTGCTGGTCATCGTTGCCCACCCGGACGACGCCGAGTTCGGCTGCGCGGCCACGGTAGCCAAGTGGGTGAAGGAGGGGCGCGAGGTCGGCTACGTCGTTCTTACCAACGGCGACAAGGGCTCGTCGGACCGGGGCATGACCTCCGAGCGCCTGGTCAGGATTCGCATCGAAGAGCAGCGCAACGCGGCACGGACCCTCGGGGTGGAGCGCGTCGAGTTCCTCGGCTTCCCCGACGGCGAGCTGGAGAACACGCGGGAGGTGCGCCGCGCGGTGACGGCCGAGATCCGGCGCTTCCGTCCGGACCTTGTCGTCGCCCAGAATCCCCAGCGGACGGCCAACCTCTACGTCTCCCACCGCGACCACCGCACGGCCGGCGACGCCGTGCTCGACTGCGTCTATCCGCTGGCCCGGGATCACCTCTCGTTCCCCGAGCTCCTGGCGCAGGGGCTCGAGCCCCACAAGGTGCACGAGGTATACCTGGTCGGCGTC
Proteins encoded in this region:
- a CDS encoding IclR family transcriptional regulator; this encodes MSMAKKAKSDYLIQSVSRALDLLEAFTTKEGDLGVTELARKLKLHKNNVFRLLATLETRGYVEQDRATERYRLAPKVYEVAAVYLQHLDVRRQARVFLEALALKCHETVCLGLLDRTFAVYVDMVESEQPVRVAPRLGRRFPAVAAAAGKVLLAALPREQQMLLLGPEAAPALLEKLERVNAAGYAVDDEECEVGVRSVAAPIHDPANRALGAIEVSAPAMRLSLEQIDAEIAPLVLSTAREVEARLGAKPAT
- a CDS encoding PIG-L family deacetylase gives rise to the protein MTDTSKRVLVIVAHPDDAEFGCAATVAKWVKEGREVGYVVLTNGDKGSSDRGMTSERLVRIRIEEQRNAARTLGVERVEFLGFPDGELENTREVRRAVTAEIRRFRPDLVVAQNPQRTANLYVSHRDHRTAGDAVLDCVYPLARDHLSFPELLAQGLEPHKVHEVYLVGVENPDVVVDISDTIELKLKALACHTSQMRDFARVEAWVRERAAKLGKPKGYAYAEAFHRIGIPS